The following are from one region of the Simiduia agarivorans SA1 = DSM 21679 genome:
- a CDS encoding S8 family serine peptidase: MTKKPLAIATCIAAALITQAASAEERYIVKFKEGKGKAAQVLAEKMGGKKLVGLERQNAMAMTLPTNAMNGLTKSGLVEFVEEDVKRFPMAQAAPYGIAMVQADQLSDGLAGNRTVCIIDSGYNLGHPDLQTSLVSGHSDPGGAGNWYEDQNHHGTHVAGTIAALNNNEGVVGVLPNGNLKLYIVKVFDANGWAYSSSLVDALNRCESAGANVVNMSLGGSFKSRTEERAFNDANSRGVLSIAAAGNDGNTRHSYPASYSSVVSVAAIDQNKVVADFSQQTDQVELAAPGVGVVSTVPDQAGTETAVTVAGAGVDSLGMDGSPQGTGSGALMDCGLGEAVCSNANGKVCLIERGNIAFADKVLACENGGGVAAIIYNNTTGPLSGTLGETSTSIPSVGITAADGASLKNQLGANASVSVSPSDYAAYDGTSMATPHVAGVAALVWSHHSSCSNEQIRSALRATAQDLGVAGRDNAYGYGLVQALAAKTYLDTHGCSGDGSGGGNGGGNGGCKGGPKKCG; this comes from the coding sequence ATGACAAAGAAACCTCTGGCAATTGCGACCTGTATTGCGGCAGCACTGATCACCCAGGCTGCCAGCGCGGAAGAGCGCTACATCGTCAAATTCAAAGAAGGCAAAGGTAAAGCAGCGCAGGTATTGGCTGAGAAAATGGGCGGTAAAAAGCTGGTAGGCCTTGAGCGTCAGAACGCCATGGCAATGACACTACCGACTAACGCCATGAACGGTCTTACAAAAAGCGGGTTGGTGGAGTTTGTCGAAGAAGACGTAAAGCGCTTCCCGATGGCACAAGCCGCGCCCTATGGCATTGCCATGGTGCAGGCGGATCAACTGAGCGATGGCCTGGCGGGCAACCGCACCGTGTGTATTATCGACTCGGGTTATAACTTAGGGCATCCGGACCTGCAGACCAGCCTGGTCAGTGGTCACAGTGATCCGGGTGGCGCAGGAAACTGGTACGAAGACCAAAATCACCATGGCACCCACGTCGCCGGCACCATAGCCGCGCTCAACAATAACGAAGGCGTGGTAGGCGTATTGCCTAACGGCAACCTCAAGCTCTACATCGTTAAAGTTTTTGATGCCAACGGCTGGGCCTATTCTTCCAGTCTGGTGGACGCATTAAACCGGTGTGAAAGCGCTGGCGCCAATGTGGTTAACATGAGCCTTGGTGGCAGCTTTAAAAGCCGGACCGAGGAGCGGGCCTTCAATGATGCCAACAGCCGCGGTGTTCTGAGTATTGCGGCCGCAGGCAATGACGGCAATACCCGCCATTCCTACCCGGCGTCTTACAGTTCTGTGGTGTCGGTTGCAGCCATAGACCAGAACAAAGTAGTCGCTGATTTTTCCCAACAAACGGACCAGGTCGAGCTGGCGGCACCCGGCGTGGGTGTGGTCTCTACAGTGCCTGATCAGGCGGGCACTGAGACGGCGGTGACCGTGGCGGGCGCAGGTGTAGACAGCCTGGGCATGGATGGCTCACCGCAAGGGACCGGATCCGGCGCGTTGATGGATTGTGGTCTGGGGGAGGCCGTGTGCAGCAACGCCAATGGCAAAGTCTGTCTTATAGAGCGCGGCAATATTGCCTTCGCTGACAAGGTTCTGGCGTGTGAAAATGGCGGCGGAGTGGCGGCCATTATCTACAACAATACCACCGGACCGTTGAGTGGAACCTTGGGTGAAACCTCCACATCCATTCCGTCGGTAGGGATTACAGCAGCGGATGGCGCGTCGCTCAAAAACCAACTGGGCGCCAATGCCAGTGTCAGCGTATCGCCCAGCGATTATGCCGCATACGATGGCACGTCGATGGCAACACCCCATGTGGCCGGTGTAGCGGCATTGGTTTGGAGCCACCACAGCAGCTGCAGCAATGAGCAGATACGTTCAGCCTTGCGCGCTACCGCGCAGGACCTGGGTGTTGCTGGTCGCGATAATGCCTACGGCTATGGCCTGGTACAAGCGCTCGCTGCCAAGACCTACCTGGATACTCACGGCTGTAGTGGTGATGGCTCGGGTGGTGGCAATGGTGGCGGCAACGGCGGTTGTAAAGGTGGCCCCAAAAAGTGTGGTTAA
- a CDS encoding methyltransferase domain-containing protein, with translation MKDAVKDYYGQQLKHSDDLQTNACCTDESMPGYLKPILGLIHDEVHSRYYGCGLVAPEHISGCTILDLGSGAGRDCYALSALVGEAGQVIGVDMTDEQLAIANRHIEFHQQAFGFSAPNVRFIKGELEQLDQLDLPENSVDVIVSNCVINLCEDKPGVLRQAYRLLKPGGEMYFSDVYADRRIPTDLAQDPILYGECLSGAFYWNDFHNTAKACGFTDPRLVKDSVITIDNPALQAKCGDIRFFSATYRLFKIDGLEPFCEDYGQAVIYKGTLDHHPNSFTLDKHHHIPKGKVFPVCGNTYRMLHDTRFKTHFEFIGNWDTHYGIFDGCGTALPYDTETTKAGTGGGCC, from the coding sequence ATGAAGGACGCCGTTAAAGACTACTATGGCCAACAGCTGAAACACTCTGACGACCTGCAAACCAATGCCTGCTGCACCGACGAAAGCATGCCGGGCTACCTGAAGCCTATCCTGGGCCTGATTCATGATGAGGTTCACAGCCGCTACTATGGCTGTGGCCTGGTCGCGCCCGAACACATCAGCGGATGCACCATCCTGGACTTGGGATCGGGGGCCGGCCGGGACTGCTATGCCCTGTCGGCTTTGGTGGGTGAGGCAGGCCAGGTAATCGGCGTGGATATGACCGATGAACAACTGGCCATTGCCAACCGCCATATTGAATTCCACCAACAGGCATTCGGTTTTTCTGCCCCCAATGTCCGTTTTATCAAGGGTGAGCTAGAACAACTGGACCAGCTGGATTTACCCGAAAACAGCGTTGATGTGATCGTTTCCAACTGCGTTATCAACCTGTGCGAAGATAAGCCAGGCGTATTGAGACAAGCCTATCGCCTGCTGAAACCCGGCGGTGAAATGTACTTTTCCGACGTCTATGCCGACCGGAGAATCCCGACGGACTTGGCTCAGGACCCAATACTCTACGGTGAGTGTTTATCCGGCGCGTTTTACTGGAACGATTTTCATAACACCGCCAAAGCCTGCGGTTTTACCGACCCCCGGCTGGTAAAGGATTCGGTCATCACCATCGATAACCCTGCACTGCAGGCCAAATGTGGTGATATCCGCTTTTTCTCAGCCACCTACCGCCTGTTCAAAATCGACGGTCTCGAACCCTTCTGTGAAGACTACGGCCAGGCCGTCATCTACAAAGGCACCCTCGACCACCATCCCAACAGCTTCACCCTCGACAAACACCACCACATACCCAAGGGCAAAGTCTTCCCCGTCTGCGGCAACACCTACCGCATGCTGCACGACACCCGATTCAAAACACATTTTGAGTTCATCGGAAACTGGGATACCCATTACGGTATTTTTGATGGCTGTGGGACGGCGTTGCCTTACGATACTGAAACAACCAAGGCGGGTACCGGTGGGGGTTGTTGCTGA
- a CDS encoding GNAT family N-acyltransferase has product MINIEQSVGARVPWIANSTAIVKKPAFGLLRRLVHENEINQFLEQHSALRNFSFIDKIFDYFNFSYSLSAKSRSNIPAEGRVVIIANHPIGSLDGLALLRAVGEIRSDVKIVANNVLTSFDQLQDLLLPLDNMGRSGYRKSYRLIVQALEQDQAVIVFPAGEVSRVSPTGIKDGKWQTGFLHFVRKTGANILPVHIDAKNSALFYSLSAIYKPLSTLWLAREMFNKHHTDIHFTVGDPILASAVDSVQVADRHLCKRLKKYLYKLGKGKATGFVTEKTVAHPESQHKVKSELEAQVMLGKTRDEKIIYLSDYHEDSSLFRELGRLREMTFRRVGEGTGSRRDLDKYDRNYQHLILWDNHQVQIAGAYRFGDCRSIIKQQGVSGLYTSELFNFQTAALPLLDQSIELGRSFVAPAYWGKNSLDYLWQGLGAMLKQRDDVRYLIGPVSMSADIPRHLRDRLVYHYRHFHASVNPLAISKTPYRLDRTIQDALDLEMAECDRELSFRRLQAVFQQENCKLPVLFKQYAALFDEGGFELLDFGVDASFGDCIDGLFIADLTKLKPAKRHRYLGD; this is encoded by the coding sequence ATGATCAACATCGAACAATCGGTTGGCGCACGGGTGCCCTGGATTGCGAATAGTACGGCCATCGTTAAAAAACCGGCGTTCGGATTGCTTCGCAGACTGGTTCATGAAAATGAAATAAATCAGTTTCTTGAGCAACACAGTGCGCTCCGTAATTTCAGTTTCATCGACAAGATCTTTGACTACTTCAATTTCAGTTATTCGCTGTCGGCAAAAAGTCGATCCAATATCCCGGCCGAGGGCCGGGTCGTCATAATTGCCAATCACCCCATTGGTTCGTTGGATGGTCTGGCCCTTTTACGCGCAGTAGGCGAGATACGGTCCGATGTAAAAATTGTCGCGAATAATGTACTGACATCGTTTGACCAATTACAGGATCTTCTGCTGCCACTCGACAATATGGGTCGCAGTGGTTATCGGAAAAGCTACCGTTTAATCGTTCAGGCGCTTGAGCAAGATCAGGCCGTTATCGTGTTTCCTGCAGGAGAAGTCAGCCGGGTGAGCCCGACGGGTATCAAAGATGGAAAATGGCAAACCGGGTTCCTGCATTTCGTGCGCAAAACCGGTGCAAATATTCTTCCGGTTCATATCGATGCCAAGAATTCGGCATTGTTCTATAGTCTCTCGGCTATTTATAAGCCTTTGAGCACCCTGTGGTTGGCGAGGGAAATGTTCAACAAGCACCACACGGATATCCATTTCACCGTAGGGGATCCGATTCTCGCGTCGGCAGTAGATTCTGTCCAGGTGGCAGATCGTCATTTGTGTAAGCGCCTTAAAAAGTACTTGTACAAACTGGGCAAAGGAAAAGCAACGGGCTTTGTAACGGAGAAAACGGTGGCACACCCGGAGTCCCAGCATAAAGTTAAATCGGAGCTGGAAGCACAGGTGATGTTGGGTAAAACCCGGGATGAAAAAATAATCTATCTGAGTGATTATCACGAGGATTCCAGCTTATTCCGGGAGCTGGGTCGGCTTCGTGAAATGACATTTCGCCGGGTGGGTGAAGGGACGGGGTCCCGGCGTGATCTGGATAAATATGATCGCAATTACCAGCACTTGATTTTGTGGGATAACCATCAGGTACAGATCGCTGGTGCTTATCGCTTTGGCGACTGCCGTTCGATTATCAAACAGCAGGGCGTGTCTGGTCTTTATACCAGTGAATTATTCAACTTCCAGACCGCGGCACTGCCGCTATTGGATCAGTCCATTGAGCTGGGCCGTAGTTTTGTGGCGCCAGCTTATTGGGGTAAAAACAGTCTGGATTATCTGTGGCAAGGATTGGGCGCGATGCTCAAACAGCGCGATGACGTGCGTTACCTGATTGGGCCGGTATCCATGAGTGCGGATATTCCAAGGCACCTGCGCGATCGCTTGGTGTATCACTACCGTCATTTTCACGCCTCGGTGAATCCATTGGCCATCAGTAAAACACCTTACCGGTTGGATCGGACCATTCAGGATGCGCTCGATCTGGAAATGGCGGAATGTGACCGGGAGCTGAGCTTTCGGCGTTTGCAAGCAGTGTTTCAGCAGGAGAATTGTAAACTGCCCGTACTTTTTAAACAGTATGCGGCGTTGTTCGATGAGGGCGGTTTTGAATTGCTGGATTTTGGTGTTGATGCCAGCTTTGGCGACTGCATTGATGGTTTATTTATTGCGGATCTCACGAAACTGAAGCCGGCAAAGCGTCATCGGTATCTGGGTGATTAG